The Piliocolobus tephrosceles isolate RC106 chromosome 4, ASM277652v3, whole genome shotgun sequence genome contains the following window.
gtattttgtgaAAAACAGGCCCTTATCCTGTAGCAGTTCCCAGAGTCTCGATTTTACTGACTACATTCGTAGTGTTTAACACTTTGCTGCCTTCATTTCCATTAATTTGGTGTTGGATACATCCCACAATAACTGCACCGGTTGCTCAGTCTATAACGCTGATCAAGTACTGAATCCAACACCAACTTAATTTCCAGTGTGTTACTTTCTAATTGTTACATCGTTGTCATTCTAAGTTAAGTGGCCTGTGAAATCAATGTTAAAGAATAATAACTGGCTTTTTATAATAATGGAATAGAATACAATAGAAAGTATCAGTGCACCCTGTGTAAtaagaataattattattttgtgaaactTTTTTCCACTATGGATATGTGTATTGGGAACTGGGTTACTATGTAGAATATAGTTCTTGGGCGTTATggtcaaatatttgaagaacacTGTAatatgtaggatttttttttaaaatttaaaaacaacatacgttctttttgaagaattatgggaaaaaaaatagaaccatTAGAAATAGGACTATCCTAGGCGTGTTAGTTTCTTGTGGCTACCGTAACAAATTGCCATatgctaaataaatatgtaaagcaacACATGTATTCtgtcagttctggaggccagaaatctgaaatcaaggaaTTGGGGCCACACGCCCTCCAAAAGCTCTAAGGGAGAGTCCATTCCTCGCCTTTCCCAGCTTGCAGTGGCTGCCGGCATTTCTTGGCATTCTTGGCCTGTTCCTTGACGtgactccaatctctgcctccattctCATGTCACTTACTCCTCTGGCTTCTCTTTTTCTGCGTGTTGTAGatctctttctgcctttctctttttttgttgttgtttgatacAGACtttaactctgtcacccaggctggagtgcagtggcacaaccttggctcactgcaacctctgcctcccgggttcaagcgattctcctgcctcagcctcccaagtagctggaactataggcacacgccaccacacctggctaatttttgtattttcagtagagacaggatttcaccatgttggccatgcttgtctcgaactcctgacctcaagtgatctgcccatcttagcctcccactcccaattcccaaagtgctggaattacaggcgtgagccaccgcgccaggcctctGCCTTTATCTTAAAAaagacacttgtcattggatttagggcccacctagGTAACCCAGGGAGATCTTCTTATCTCAGGATCCTTAATTCtatctgcaaagacctttttGCTAAATAATGTTCACGGAGtctggggattaggacatagACTTCTCTTTTGGGGGTACCACCTTTCAACCCACTACACtaagtgaaaagtgaaatattgatCTCTACATCCCCCAACACTCCACCCAGGCTAGCATCCCAGATAGAAGCGTTAAGATGTGAAAAATTCTGCGGAACATTAGTGTAAAGCTTCTAGTGGAAAAATGATGACCAAGCATAACATTATGAGATAAGAGCATAAGTAGGTTTAATATCCTCCCTGGTAATCTGCAGTGCCAGTATTGCCCTGTCTTCTCTGCCTGATGAGGCCTACTTTTCCCCAGAATTAGAGTAAAATTCTTCGGCATCCTTAAATTGTCCTTACTTACTCCTGCAGGTTCATGAATACTTAGGGGCAGAATGTAGGGAGGACATGCCattcatttctttgtggtttttaaggTCAACTTCATAATATAAGAGAGGGAGAATAAGTTAGCTTGTCATGCTACATGCTTGGAAGTCAGAACACAAATCTGTTATCAGTACAGCCACCTGTCCGGGCCAGACAATTTTCCTGCCAGCTGGCCTCCCTGGGACGTTCTCCAGGAAGCCAGCACGTGAACAGGGGAAATCCCTGCCCACTGTTGAGGCTATCCTTGTGGGTGAAAAGGGAATGTCCCTTGTGGTCCTGGGAATCTCCCTGTGGCAAGGTCTGAGTAGGGTATGATGAATTGAATAGGCCAGGATGGATCCTGGCTCAGGACTAGAGTGGAATAGAAGGCCATTATGAAGTGAGAAATTAGAAAACTGGTGTCAGGAGGGGGATCGCTATTTTACACACTTGAGAATTTGGAAAGGAATTACTGCACATTCCTAAGCTgatgtctctgtcacccaggctgaagtgcagtggcatgatcttggatcactgcaacctccaccttccgggttcaagcgattcttctgcctcagcctcctaaagtagctgggattacaggcgcacctggctaatttttgtgtttttaatagagtcggggtttcgccatgttaaccaggctggtctcaaactcctgacctcaggtgatctgcctgcctcagcctcccaaagtgctcagattataggtgtgagccaccatgcccagccaagccaAATTTTACTAATTGATAAATCAAAGGACTGTTGTTGGCCATGTGATAAGAATAGCTAGAGCTGGGTGTGATGtctcatgcccgtaattccagcactttgggaggctaagatgggaagatcacttgaacccaggagttcaagaccagcttagttaacatagcaagaccccatctctaaaaaaataaaaataagtaaaataaaaagaatagctgGGGACTAATGAATGTGGATAGTTTgtaaaaataagttgaaatatTGTTAGTCTTCTTTATATTCCTAGAAATCAATGTTCCACATGCATCCCACAACTCCTTACAACTCCCAGATACAAAAATACTCACTGTaagaaaaaaaccccataaaactaaactaaaccaGACAATAGAAATCCCAGTAATCTCATTACACAAAGAAAAGCCCGTATAAGCATTTTGTGTAATCCTCTAATAGtgtatttctgttttaatctAAGGTACTTTCATttgaggctgggctcagtggctcacacttgtaatctcaccactttgggaggctgaggtgggagaatcttaaggccaggagtttgagaagagcctgggcaacatagcgagatcctatctctacaaaaagtaaaaaattagccgtgtgtggtggtgcgtgcctgtggcgTGGCAGttcaggaggattgctcgagcccaaaagtttgaggctgCCGTGCATTATGATCgcccactacgctccagcctgggtaaattaaaaaatgaataaatgaacgtACTTTCATTTGAACAAACCAGTGTTACTGctgaaacatttatttctgtaatgACCCTTGTCTTCCTTTCTTGTACAGGAACCAATATATCCTCTAAAGGAAGAAGCCTTATTGGTAGGGTTGATGGCACATCCCACGTCACTGGAAAAGGAGTTACAGTTGAACGAGGCTTTTCTGTGGATGAGTTTTCTGCATCTGTCCTCACTGGAAAACTGACCACTGTCTTCCTTCCAATTGTCTACACAATTGTATTTGTGGTGGGTTTGCCAAGTAATGGCATGGCCCTGTGGGTCTTTCTTTTCCGAACTAAGAAGAAGCACCCTGCTGTGATTTACATGGCCAATCTGGCCTTGGCTGACCTCCTCTCTGTCATCTGGTTCCCCTTGAAGATTGCCTATCACATACATGGCAACAATTGGATTTACGGGGAAGCTCTTTGTAACATGCTTATTGGCTTTTTCTATGGCAACATGTACTGTTCCATTCTCTTCATGACTTGCCTCAGTGTGCAGAGGTATTGGGTCATTGTGAACCCCATGGGGCACTCCAGGAAGAAGGCAAACATTGCCATTGGCATCTCCCTGGCAATATGGCTGCTGATTCTGCTGGTCACCATCCCGTTGTATGTCGTGAAGCAGACCATCTTCATTCCAGCCCTGAACATCACGACCTGTCATGATGTTTTGCCTGAGCAGCTCTTGGTGGGAGACATGTTCAATTACTTCCTCTCTCTGGCCATTGGGGTTTTTCTGTTCCCAGCCTTCCTCACAGCCTCTGCCTATGTGCTGATGATCAGAATGCTGCGATTTTCTGCCATGGATGAAAACtcacagaagaaaaggaagagggccATCAAACTCATTGTCACTGTCCTGGCCATGTACCTGATCTGCTTCACTCCTAGTAACCTTCTGCTCGTGGTGCATTATTTTCTGATTAAGAGCCGGGGCCAGAGCCATGTCTATGCCCTGTACATTGTAGCCCTCTGCCTCTCTACCCTCAACAGCTGCATCGACCCCTTTGTCTATTACTTTGTTTCACATGATTTCAGGGATCATGCAAAGAATGCCCTCCTTTGCAGAAGTGTCCGCACTGTAAAGCAGATGCAAGTATCCCTCACCTCAAAGAAACACTCCAGGAAGTCCAGCTCTTACTCTTCAAGTTCAACCACTGTTAAGACCTCCTATTGAGCTTCCCAAGTCCTCAGATGGGAATTGCACCATAGGATGTGGAGCCTGTTTAATGTTATGGGGACGTGTCTCTTATTTCCTAACCAAACGCATCTCACCGCATACCATGTGGATGCAGCACCTCTTAGGATTGCTAGGAGCTCCCCTGTTTGCATGAGAAAAGTAGTCCCTCAAATTAACATCAGTGTCTGTTTCAGAATTCCTCTACTCAGATGTCCCCAGAAACTGAAC
Protein-coding sequences here:
- the F2RL1 gene encoding proteinase-activated receptor 2; translation: MGGRSAAWLLGAAILLAASVSCNGTIQGTNISSKGRSLIGRVDGTSHVTGKGVTVERGFSVDEFSASVLTGKLTTVFLPIVYTIVFVVGLPSNGMALWVFLFRTKKKHPAVIYMANLALADLLSVIWFPLKIAYHIHGNNWIYGEALCNMLIGFFYGNMYCSILFMTCLSVQRYWVIVNPMGHSRKKANIAIGISLAIWLLILLVTIPLYVVKQTIFIPALNITTCHDVLPEQLLVGDMFNYFLSLAIGVFLFPAFLTASAYVLMIRMLRFSAMDENSQKKRKRAIKLIVTVLAMYLICFTPSNLLLVVHYFLIKSRGQSHVYALYIVALCLSTLNSCIDPFVYYFVSHDFRDHAKNALLCRSVRTVKQMQVSLTSKKHSRKSSSYSSSSTTVKTSY